A region of Periophthalmus magnuspinnatus isolate fPerMag1 chromosome 13, fPerMag1.2.pri, whole genome shotgun sequence DNA encodes the following proteins:
- the LOC129456726 gene encoding zinc finger protein 239-like: protein MAATPMHSIEPLQASTMSPSPKHYECDQCGKALSTAHSLQGHMRIHTGERPYSCDQCGKAFRQESGLIEHQSIHSGLKPFKCDQCGKCFRNKKLMTDHQRLHNDDRPYKCDQCDKSYKQSQHLSVHYQTHTGDKLFTCDFCLKIFKTPREMAMHRWTHTREETAYRCDQCGKSFSQTSALKRHMNIHTRDQKYTCEECGKAFNDKSTLRTHMRIHTGVKPFECDQCGKKFSIKRSLRSHQQCHSL, encoded by the coding sequence ATGGCTGCTACCCCCATGCACAGCATTGAACCTCTCCAAGCCAGCACCATGTCACCTTCACCTAAGCACTATgagtgtgaccagtgtggaaaGGCCTTGTCTACAGCACACTCCCTTCAAGGGCACATGAGGATCCACACTGGTGAGCGGCcttacagctgtgaccagtgtgggaaagCCTTCAGACAGGAGTCTGGTTTAATAGAGCACCAGAGCATCCACAGTGGACTGAAACCTTTCAAATGTGATCAATGTGGGAAGTGCTTCAGAAACAAGAAGTTAATGACAGATCACCAGCGTCTGCACAATGATGACCGGCCTTAcaaatgtgaccagtgtgatAAGTCTTATAAACAGTCCCAGCATCTATCAGTTCACTACCAAAcccacacaggagacaaactgTTCACCTGTGACTTCTGTCTGAAGATTTTTAAAACTCCACGTGAAATGGCAATGCACAGATGGACTCACACTAGAGAAGAGACCGCCTACAGATGTGACCAGTGTGGCAAGAGCTTTTCTCAGACCAGTGCTTTGAAACGCCACATGAACATCCACACTCGAGATCAAAAGTACACCTGTGAGGAGTGTGGGAAAGCATTTAATGACAAAAGCACGCTCAGGAcccatatgagaatccacactgGAGTGAAGCCTTTTgagtgtgaccagtgtgggaagaagTTTAGCATCAAACGCTCACTCCGAAGTCACCAGCAATGTCACAGCCTTTAA